The sequence TAattgctgaatattattccattccATGGGtaaaccacaatttgtttatccatattcccatgttgatgggcatttgagttgtttccactttttggcaattatgaataaagctgctataaacactccctataggtttttgtatggacatatgttttcatttctcttgggtctgTATGTaggagtggacttgctgggtcatatggtaactctgtttagcATTTTGACTAGCTGCCAGACTGCTATAAAAGGACTTTAGTTccatatctcacaccatatacacgAATTAACTCAAAATCCTAAACCTAAATGTACAACCTAAAACTAtcaaacctaaaaaagaaaacatagggaaaaatctttgtgactttggcaaagatttcttagctaCAACGCCAAAAGcatgattcataaaagaaaaaaaccctgataattggacatcatcaaaatCAAGAACTTCTGTTCTTCAGCTGACTCTGTTACGAGAATAGGACAAGTGTTTGaatttttgccagtctgatgGGTGGAGAAAtgttatcttagtatagttttaatTAGAATATTTCTTATGAGTGAAATTAAATACCTTTTCGTATGTCTAAGgaccattttaatatttttgtgtgtgagttGCCCTAGTCATATAGACAAGAGTTTGggccttttttcccctcagtttttaaaaagtcctttgtCTGTGAGGGTATTGGTTTATTATTTGTGATGTATGTTGCAAATATCCTCTCCCagtttgttatttgtcttttgacttGGCTTATGGTGTTTTTAGCCATGcaaaaagtgttttatttattactgCATCTGTATTTTAAGTCATACTTAGAAAGCCTTTCCCTATACTAAGGTTACAGAGGAATtgacatacattttcttttagcacttgtatggttttatttttctccttagatgACTAGTCCACTTGGAATTTATTCTTGTGTAcggatcttatttttttcccccaagtagcTATATAATTGTTGTAACACTATTAATAAGACCATTTTTTGTGCCAGTAATTCTAAATATCCCCTTTATCATACATTAGATTTCTGCGTGTAGTTGGGTGTATTTCTGGCGTTTAAATTCTATTCCTTTGGATGATCTGTTTGTTTACATACCAGCACCGCATACCTTTAATTATAGAGGCTTTGTAATGTTTAGTATGTTAATATCTGGTAGGGCTAGTCCCTCTTCACTGCTCGTTCGTTTTCATCATTTTCCTAGATGTTCTGTTATGAACTTTTGTCTAGCTctataaaaaagtatttttattgaggtttttGATGATGCTGAGGTGCCCTAACCAAGAACAAGGGATATTTAAGTCTTATTTTGTGTCTTTTCGGGAATTATAGGTTCGTGTAGATTTTTGAATATTTCTTGTTAATTCCTAAATAGTTTATCATTTtcatggctattataaatagggttttctcatttgttgtttttttaatgagttattaTTTGTGGATATGAAGGctattgatttttgcatgttaattTTTATATCCCACTACCTTGCTCAATTCTTTGATTGTTTAGGTTGGATTTATCATTGATTCTCTTAGACTTTTCCAGGCATATTCTCATAGCATCAGTACATTGAGATACTTTTGCTTCTTCTCCACTTCCTCTGCCTATGATTGTGTTCTGCAGTCCAGTTGCATTGGCTGATCCCTCCAACAGAATGTTAAATAGTCGTTAGATCTGGGGTGGCTTGGCTTTGCTCCTGACCTTCGTGAGAATGCCTCTGGTGCTTCTTTATTAGGTAAGGTGCTGGCTTTAGCCCTGAGGTGTGATATTAGAGTTTTAAAatcagtaatctttttttttttttttttttttttttttcggtacgcaggcctctcactgctgcggcctctcccgccgcagagcacaggctctgtgctccggacacgcaggctcagcagccatggctcacgggcccagccactctgcggcacgtgggctcctcccggaccagggcacgaacccgcgtcccccgcatcggcaggcggactctcaaccactgggccaccagggaagccctaaaatcagTAATCTTTGGGTAGTTTGATTTGAGGCATGGGAGGCAGGTGGTCTAACCCCTACCTCTCCTAAGCTCTGGACagaagatgataaacaaaatctgTCAGGTAGGGAAGGGGGAAGTGGAATTCCTTTGCTTCCTCTCTTCCACCAACATCACTCTctacaccacccccaccccccaccccccccaccccccaccaccccccaaaaaaaaccacattGCTTTTCAGAGGACTCATGAACTCATTTTGGAGTGCGGGAACATGCTCTCCTAATCCTATTCTTCCGCAGAGATTGACCCTCCAGATTAGGGAACAGGCAGCTATCTTTTAAGAGAGCTTTGGAGTTAACGTCCTGGCCTTCCTTGTCCTGCACTTTTCCATCTGTTTCTGCGCCCCATTCTTCCACTCCAGGGCAGCCCCATGCCTCGTGATGAtggttgtttttcttctctcctcaggTGCATGGCTGCTTCCTAATCCTGGAGCCCAGAGGAAACATCCGTAGAACTGTGCGCGTGTGAGCCAGGCAAGCCAAGGGCAGCCTTGAGCCCCACCCTTGCCCGCCTCCCCCGCGGGGGCCAGGATGCTGAAGAAGCAGTCTGCAGGGCTCGTGCTGTGGGGCGCCATCCTCTTTGTGGCCTGGAACGCCCTGTTGCTCCTCTTCTTTTGGACGCGCCCGGCGCCTGGCAGGCTGCCCTCAGACAGTGCTCTCGATGACGACCCCGCCAGCCTCACCCGGGAGGTGATCCGCCTGGCCCAGGATGCTGAGGTCGAGTTGGAGCGGCAGCGGGGGCTGTTGCAGCAGATCAGGGAGCATCATGCTAGGTGGAGCCAGCGGTGGAGGGTGCCCACCGTGGCCCCACCTGTCCTGCCGCGCGTGCCTGTGACCTCTCCGCCAGCTGTGATCCCCATCCTGGTCATCGCCTGTGACCGCAGCACCGTCCGGCGCTGCCTGGACAAGCTGCTGCATTATCGGCCTTCGGCCGAGCACTTCCCCGTCATCGTCAGCCAGGACTGCGGGCACGAGGAGACAGCCCAGGTCATAGCCTCCTACGGCAGCGCCATCACGCACATCCGGCAGCCCGACCTGAGCAACATCGCAGTGCCGCCCGACCACCGAAAGTTCCAGGGCTACTACAAGATTGCCCGGCACTACCGCTGGGCGCTGGGCCAGGTCTTTCACACGTTCAAGTTCCCAGCAGCCGTGGTGGTGGAGGATGACCTGGAGGTGGCTCCAGACTTCTTCGAGTACTTCCAGGCCACGTACCCGCTGCTGAGGGCCGACCCCTCCCTCTGGTGTGTGTCCGCCTGGAATGACAACGGCAAGGAACAGATGGTGGACTCAAGCAAGCCTGACCTGCTCTACCGCACAGACTTCTTCCCTGGCCTGGGCTGGCTGCTGTTGGCCGAGCTCTGGGCTGAGCTAGAGCCCAAGTGGCCCAAGGCCTTCTGGGATGACTGGATGCGCCGGCCAGAGCAGCGGCAGGGCCGGGCCTGTGTGCGGCCTGAAATCTCCAGGACGATGACCTTTGGCCGCAAAGGTGTGAGCCATGGGCAGTTCTTTGACCAGCACCTCAAGTTTATCAAGCTGAACCAGCACTTCGTGCCCTTCACCCAGCTGGACCTGTCCTACCTGCGACAGGAGGCCTATGACAGGGATTTCCTTGCACGTGTCTACGGTGCTCCCCTGCTGCAGGTGGAGAAAGTGAGGACCAGTGAGCGGAGTGAGCTGGGGGAGGTGCGGGTGCAGTACACGAGCAGGGACAGCTTCAAGGCCTTCGCCAAGGCCCTGGGAGTCATGGATGACCTCAAGTCTGGTGTCCCCAGGGCCGGCTACCAGGGCATCGTCAGCTTCCTGTTCCGGGGCCGCCGTGTCCAcctggccccaccccagacctgggaCGGCTATGATCCTAGCTGGAATTAGCAGCACCTGCCTGTCCCTCCTGGGGCCCCTCCTGGCCTATCATGGCCTAAGATGGGACCGTAGTCCCTGGGCTGCATCAtcctctctgtgtttctctcttgggtccatttatcttgttttttttttttctttctttttttgagtgGCATTCAAGTGCACAGATGATAAGGTGAGGGTTATTCTCCCGTTCTCAAGGGGGTCAAATCAGGGGAATCTTTCTGGGGTATGTTGGGGGAGTTATTAAGCAGGAAACCACTGTGTGGTAGGGAGAGACTTGGGCTCGTTGGGGCCACAAAATCCACGTTCCAGGTTTTCTCCCAGGACATCTGTGGAGAGGTTGGCAACTTTAGTTCTCTTGATCAGGCCTCttttccctgtcctggctattctaGCCAGAGTATGAGCCCTCCTCCTGTACCTGTCCCCCACCATCTCCACCTTCCCCCAACTGGAGCAAGGTGGGAGGCTGGATTATGTGAGAAGGAGATGTATTTGTGGCCAAAATGAGACTAACCAAAGGGGTTTCATCATCATCAGGGTCTGGGCAGAGCTGTTAGGTTGTCAGGGTTCACTCCCTCCtgcctgtatttctctttttccccctcttgtTTATCCCTGACCACCTCTCAGCTCTTCTTTCCCTGCAGCCTAGCAGTTCGTGATCCTAAGATGAAACGGTGAAGGGGAAAAGCAGAACCTCTCCTcagctcacccgctggggtggagGGAAAAGCCTCGGGTGCTGGGGCGCCCCTCCCTCATCCTTCCTCCAAGAAACAGACTGCCCCCTATCCGGTCCTTTCTGAAAACCAATCCTTTCCCTGTCACTCTGGGACGGTTCATGCTAGCCCGGCCCGTGGCTTCTGGAGGCCCTCTCAGTGTGAGGTAGGGCAGCCAAGACCGTTCAgcccagcctccttcccttctcccccaagCATTCCCTTCCTGTGTGCACAGATTAGGACGCAGATGGAGGGTTGGAGAGCAacatgtgtgtttttctttcttgcctgACCTCAGTTCACGGAAGAAAGTTGAAGCTacagaattattttcaaaaataaagcctGAATTGTCTGAAAaactctgtgtgtttgtgtgtcctgGTAAAGGAGTTGGGGgtggaaaagggaggagaaaggtgGAGGAAGCAAGGAAAAGAATGAGGCCTAAAGGAAGGGGCTGCACAGGTGAGAGGAAGGAGGTCAGTTGGAGGAAGGAAAGCAGATGACGGGAAGATAGGAGCAGGGAGTAGGAGAGCTAAGGAGGGGCCTAGGTGGGAAAGAAAGGCCAGGCTTGGAGGTGGAGAGGGCCCAAGGCTTCACTCCCCCAGTGCTAATCTTCTCTAGAGGTGGGCAGTGGGGccctcaagccctggtccgagagaGAATGCAGGCAGTCCCTCCTGAAATGGGCACCTCGGGTGGGATGCCCTCTGCTGGCCGAGGCAGCATTTGCTAGGCATCCTCCAGCACCTTCCAGGATGCAGAGCTGACAACTGGATCAACGCTGGCAGTAGCACTAAGAGTGTGAGGATGCCTTTTACACTGCCACCCAAGACACCCACACGTAAATGGCAAACTTTACCTGAAACTATCCTAAGAGTTTCTATTTtccactatttttattatttttttaatgctgcttGTGACCTACCAACTTGATTTCATCAGTGGGTTTGAAAACCCTGAGCTAGGTGACTTTGTTGACAGAAACCATCCTCGAGCTTCACACCAGATGGATGAGTTGTGGAGAAGGGGGTGTCACCAGGTCACTGAGGGAGCAACTCTGGCCTCACTTCTGGGCTGAGGGAACCAGGGTCAGACATTCATCTTAACCTTTTAGattgttgtagagctagttttTTCTTCCCATGTGCTCTTAGGTGGATGTTTAAACCCTGTTTGGGGGTAGAGAGGTGATCATTAGCTGTGATTGGCAAGGCTCTCTGTCTCGACACAATTGGGCCAGGTGTGTTTTGGCTGCCAGAATCCATGTTCTTAGCACTAAATTAACAGTTGCTTACCAAGTGCATTGTTCTGAGTGCTCCACAAATTAGAATGaactcctttaatcctcaaaGAGATCATGGGTAGTTAAGTATTGCtccgttttacaggtgaggagcaaact comes from Tursiops truncatus isolate mTurTru1 chromosome 3, mTurTru1.mat.Y, whole genome shotgun sequence and encodes:
- the MGAT1 gene encoding alpha-1,3-mannosyl-glycoprotein 2-beta-N-acetylglucosaminyltransferase, with the translated sequence MLKKQSAGLVLWGAILFVAWNALLLLFFWTRPAPGRLPSDSALDDDPASLTREVIRLAQDAEVELERQRGLLQQIREHHARWSQRWRVPTVAPPVLPRVPVTSPPAVIPILVIACDRSTVRRCLDKLLHYRPSAEHFPVIVSQDCGHEETAQVIASYGSAITHIRQPDLSNIAVPPDHRKFQGYYKIARHYRWALGQVFHTFKFPAAVVVEDDLEVAPDFFEYFQATYPLLRADPSLWCVSAWNDNGKEQMVDSSKPDLLYRTDFFPGLGWLLLAELWAELEPKWPKAFWDDWMRRPEQRQGRACVRPEISRTMTFGRKGVSHGQFFDQHLKFIKLNQHFVPFTQLDLSYLRQEAYDRDFLARVYGAPLLQVEKVRTSERSELGEVRVQYTSRDSFKAFAKALGVMDDLKSGVPRAGYQGIVSFLFRGRRVHLAPPQTWDGYDPSWN